A single region of the Lotus japonicus ecotype B-129 chromosome 4, LjGifu_v1.2 genome encodes:
- the LOC130711250 gene encoding probable myosin-binding protein 6: MATGSLIRFVEHQLGRIPHFLLCMVLEWVLIIVLFLDGFLAFFAIELAKYFELEIPCWLCARMNHVLACKTPNFYYNNSICEAHKKDVSSLAFCHNHKKLSEISKLCDACLLSFATGKESDCDTYKSLVGVLNKNLECSVDNGQNVQLSLKDDGVLQAEKNSAQRCSCCGAPLKIKAFLSRAPTASPRAYPCLTPKHEESRSLECPLLRYSKLKSMSQIDLELPQNKEGEKEVNQNNTLREEDKGASLPLLTQAEDSNIESPKTPLPWRNRFFGIPPADSPNSSPRWSSGLSKKSSLGKTEFASDSNEVNGVDEADDVNNLKRQVHLDRKSLMALYMELDEERSASAVAANNAMAMITRLQEEKAALQMDALQYQRMMEEQIEYDEEALQEYNDMILKLEEETKNLETELGIYREKYGCLTEDDFNEAHSSHGGNEDNEEKDLSLHQAVSSKAENGGGKLNESLKDFRMEKTYVLGRMKKSESRTLLAESGI; this comes from the exons ATGGCTACCGGATCATTAATTCGTTTTGTGGAGCATCAACTGGGAAGGATTCCACACTTCTTGTTGTGCATGGTGCTTGAATGGGTGTTGATAATTGTGCTTTTCCTTGATGGGTTTCTTGCGTTTTTCGCCATTGAGTTGGCCAAGTATTTTGAATTGGAAATCCCGTGCTGGCTTTGCGCGAGGATGAATCATGTTCTGGCCTGCAAAACTCCTAATTTCTATTACAACAACTCCATATGTGAGGCTCACAAGAAAGATGTTTCTTCATTGGCTTTCTGTCACAATCACAAGAAGCTATCTGAGATAAGTAAGCTGTGTGACGCGTGCCTACTTTCGTTCGCAACCGGGAAGGAATCAGATTGTGATACCTATAAGTCCCTTGTGGGGGTTCTGAATAAAAATCTGGAGTGCTCTGTGGATAATGGCCAGAATGTTCAATTGAGCTTGAAGGATGATGGGGTCTTACAAGCTGAGAAAAACAGTGCTCAGAGGTGTTCATGCTGTGGAGCACCATTGAAAATCAAGGCTTTCCTTTCACGAGCTCCCACTGCTTCACCAAGAGCTTATCCATGCTTGACACCTAAACATGAGGAATCTCGTAGTCTCGAATGTCCTCTCCTTCGGTATTCGAAACTCAAGTCCATGTCTCAAATTGATTTAGAGCTTCCACAGAACAAGGAAGGTGAAAAAGAAGTTAATCAGAATAATACAT TAAGGGAAGAAGACAAAGGTGCCTCTTTGCCTCTATTGACACAAGCCGAGGATTCAAACATTGAATCTCCAAAAACCCCACTTCCATGGAGAAATAGGTTCTTTGGAATcccacctgcagattctccaaaCAGCAGTCCAAGATGGTCTAGCGGGCTTAGCAAGAAATCATCACTGGGAAAGACAGAATTTGCCTCTGACTCTAACGAGGTAAATGGTGTAGATGAAGCAGATGACGTTAACAATTTGAAGAGGCAAGTGCATTTGGATCGCAAGTCGCTCATGGCTCTGTACATGGAGTTGGACGAAGAAAGAAGTGCTTCAGCTGTTGCTGCCAACAATGCAATGGCCATGATCACGCGCTTACAGGAAGAGAAGGCAGCTTTACAGATGGATGCTTTGCAGTATCAGAGAATGATggaagagcagattgagtatgATGAAGAAGCCTTGCAAGAATATAATGACATGATTCTCAAACTTgaggaagaaacaaaaaatTTGGAAACAGAATTGGGGATCTACAGAGAAAAATATGGATGCCTTACAGAAGATGATTTCAACGAAGCTCACTCATCCCATGGGGGCAATGAAGATAATGAAGAAAAAGACCTCAGCCTTCATCAAGCTGTCTCATCAAAGGCAGAGAACGGAGGGGGAAAGCTCAATGAGTCGCTAAAAGATTTTAGAATGGAGAAAACATATGTTCTTGGCCGGATGAAGAAATCGGAAAGCAGAACTCTCTTGGCAGAGAGTGGAATATGA
- the LOC130711252 gene encoding transcription factor BHLH089-like isoform X2, with protein MEPPLFNDSTFSSANPSLSEIWPPDPDPTTSSTLLPPRRKRNLPPFSSSNDSCGNKHVKLGDSVDELKGEPEKQPPSPPPPPPPKQDYIHVRARRGQATDSHSLAERARREKISERMKILQDLVPGCNKVIGKALVLDEIINYIQSLQHQFLSMKLEAVNSRFNMNPTIDCFSSKDVGTQPFDLAGIIFGSQASRGYAQGSQPGWLHMQITGGFEKTT; from the exons ATGGAACCTCCCCTCTTCAACGACTCCACATTCTCCTCCGCCAACCCCTCCTTGTCTGAAATTTGGCCTCCGGACCCCGACCCCACCACCAGCTCCACCCTCCTTCCTCCGCGCCGGAAAAGAAACCTCCCTCCCTTCTCCTCCTCG AATGATAGTTGCGGCAATAAGCATGTGAAGTTGGGAGATTCCGTGGATGAGTTGAAAGGTGAGCCAGAGAAACAACCACCTTCTCCGCCGCCTCCGCCGCCGCCTAAGCAAGACTACATACACGTCAGAGCCAGAAGGGGACAAGCCACCGATAGTCACAGTCTCGCTGAGAGA GCCAGAAGAGAAAAGATCAGTGAGAGAATGAAAATTCTTCAAGATTTAGTCCCTGGATGCAACAAG GTGATTGGTAAAGCACTTGTACTGGATGAGATAATCAATTACATACAATCGCTGCAGCATCAG TTCCTTTCAATGAAGCTTGAAGCAGTTAATTCCAGATTCAACATGAACCCCACTATTGACTGTTTTTCTTCAAAAGAT GTTGGTACTCAACCATTTGACCTTGCTGGAATAATATTTGGATCACAAGCATCCAGGGGTTATGCCCAGGGATCACAGCCTGGATGGCTGCATATGCAGATAACTGGTGGTTTTGAGAAAACAACATAA
- the LOC130711252 gene encoding transcription factor BHLH089-like isoform X1, whose protein sequence is MEPPLFNDSTFSSANPSLSEIWPPDPDPTTSSTLLPPRRKRNLPPFSSSNDSCGNKHVKLGDSVDELKGEPEKQPPSPPPPPPPKQDYIHVRARRGQATDSHSLAERARREKISERMKILQDLVPGCNKVIGKALVLDEIINYIQSLQHQVEFLSMKLEAVNSRFNMNPTIDCFSSKDVGTQPFDLAGIIFGSQASRGYAQGSQPGWLHMQITGGFEKTT, encoded by the exons ATGGAACCTCCCCTCTTCAACGACTCCACATTCTCCTCCGCCAACCCCTCCTTGTCTGAAATTTGGCCTCCGGACCCCGACCCCACCACCAGCTCCACCCTCCTTCCTCCGCGCCGGAAAAGAAACCTCCCTCCCTTCTCCTCCTCG AATGATAGTTGCGGCAATAAGCATGTGAAGTTGGGAGATTCCGTGGATGAGTTGAAAGGTGAGCCAGAGAAACAACCACCTTCTCCGCCGCCTCCGCCGCCGCCTAAGCAAGACTACATACACGTCAGAGCCAGAAGGGGACAAGCCACCGATAGTCACAGTCTCGCTGAGAGA GCCAGAAGAGAAAAGATCAGTGAGAGAATGAAAATTCTTCAAGATTTAGTCCCTGGATGCAACAAG GTGATTGGTAAAGCACTTGTACTGGATGAGATAATCAATTACATACAATCGCTGCAGCATCAGGTTGAG TTCCTTTCAATGAAGCTTGAAGCAGTTAATTCCAGATTCAACATGAACCCCACTATTGACTGTTTTTCTTCAAAAGAT GTTGGTACTCAACCATTTGACCTTGCTGGAATAATATTTGGATCACAAGCATCCAGGGGTTATGCCCAGGGATCACAGCCTGGATGGCTGCATATGCAGATAACTGGTGGTTTTGAGAAAACAACATAA